GTAAAGCAACTTACTGTAATTGCTCGACGCATGCTGATCGCTACTTCAGCTACCGATCAGCACCTTCCAATCTAACGCCGCTGCTTGCCCGACCTGCTACGTCTTTAGCCAGCGTATTCAGTCAGCCTCGCAGGAAGATCAGCAGCGAACATACGGCCGTCGCGAAGAGTAACACAGCGGTACTGCAGCCCGCGCCCTTGCGATCCAAACCGGCAAAGCGTTCGGGGTCCTTTTCAACTAGTGAAGGAATCAGCTGATCGACGAACTCCTTCGCTTCCATTAAGCCTTTGCCAGTGGAATCGCGATAGATCCTAATCGCCTGGAGCTTCCGACCTCGCTCCAGAGCTTCGGTCATGTCTGCCACGACACCCGGTGCTAAATCCTCATCAGCCATCTGCTTCCCTCTCTCCGGCTCGTTGTGTGTGTTGTTTAGTTTTGCACAGATTCTTTAGCCACTCGCAGCACGTTGCCGCCGATGATCTTGCGAATGTCGTCGTCCGTATAGCCTCGCTGAACCAGCCCGACGGTGAACAACGGCCAGTTGGTCCATGCCACGCTGTTGCGAGCGTCCTGCGTTGTGACGTAGTCGTCTTTCGGCCACAGCGACCGAAAGTCAGCTCGCTTCTTCCCTGTTGACGGAACCTTTTTCGACTCCGCCGCAAAGTTTTGCGACGTGTAGGCCACGTCGGTTCCGATTGCGACGTGGTCAACGCCGAACGTTTTTGCAACGTAATCGATGTGGTCCAGCAGAACTCCGATATTACCTGCGCCACGCAGATACCTCGGGATACAGCAGATGCCCGCAAAGCCGCCGGAATCGACGATCGCCTTCAACACATCGTCCGGTTTGCTGCGGATATGCGGATAGATCGCCCCCGCAACAGTGTGGCTGGCGACTACGGGTTTGCTCGACACCTTCGCTGCTTCCAGACTGGTTTGCCAGCCGGAATGAGCACAATCCGGGATCACGCCGATACGATTCATTTCCGCGACGGCCGCTCGCCCAAAGTCGCTCAACCCTGCGTTCGACGTTTCCCCGCACCCATCGCCGATCATGTTGCGACGCTGGTACGTCAGATGCATCATGCGAATGCCAAGCTGGTAGAAAATTCGCACATAGCTGAGTTCTTCCGGCACGGTGTTCCATTCCTGAGCCAGCGGAACTCCGTTGCCCGTGAGATACAAACAATGTCGTCCGTTGCGTTTCGCGTCCAGCACGTCCTCTGGCACGACGGCCTTTGTGATGAAGTCTTTCATGGCGTCAGTGACAAACGTAAATCGCGCGAGGCGTTTGAGCAATCGTCCAGGATCCTGGCCTTCTTCACCAGCGTTTTGGAAAACACACGTCACGCCGGACGCTTTCCATGCGGCATGATATTCGGCCTGTTCGACGGGATCGATTGCACATCGAGTCATCGACATTTCTTCGCGAAGGTCTTTGATCTCCGCGTTCGATCCACCTTCTTCCACCAAGGCTTTCATCGCGTCGCCGTCGATGGCAGAGCGTGGTGAGAAGCCGTAAGAATCGAATACCACCGAGTCGGCGTGTAGCTCAAGTCCATGTTGCAGGTCCGCCGGGGACGGCTTCAGAATACTCAACGCGACTTCGCGAGCATGTTGAATCGTCGGGTTCAGCCGTTCGGTCAGATCGGCGACGGGATTTGGTTCGTCGGCAGAACTGCTCGATGTCGTTGCGATGGCAGCGGTCGCCGCCGTGGCCTGCAAAAAGGTACGTCGGTCCATAGTTTTGCTCTGAGCGTTGGTGGGGAATGATCGTCTGGTCGTAGGGGCCTGATCCTATGATGTTCCGAGTCTTTCTGCCACACAGCGCTCCGCAAACCATTGGGGCGAACCAATGCCCGCATTCTCGTGTCATTGGGCATGGTATGTATGTTGCCTGGAATCCCAATGAGCTGTTGCTATGCGTGTTTCATTCCTTTCTCGCGTGTCGCCCATTCGAAACGATCGCAACGAGTTTGTTTCGAAGGATCTTCTCCTTTTTGATTCCTTTTCTGGAAACTTTACATGCCGATTAGTAAGCACCAGCGCGAAAAATTGCTGGCGTTGTGCGGGCAGTTAAACGAAGACGACGCGGTTGATCCGCGTGAATTCTTTCGAAAGAAGTACCGCACGAAAGACTCCAAGGCGCTTCGCTTGTGCAAACAGGTCGCTGACACTCTGTCATTGGTTTTGTCGGGCGAATTTTCCGACGAAGTGTTGCAAAGTCTGGAAGTGTTCTCTGTGCAGCCAGCTCCCAGCAGCAAACGCCTGTTGGTCGTCGTGAAACCGCACGAAGACATTTTGGACACGACAACTCCTGCTGAAATTGTGCAGAAGCTGGACACCGTCAAGAGCATTCTACGCAGCGAAATGGCAGCGGCTATTTCTCGAAGCAAGACGCCGTCACTGGTGTTCGAAGTCGTCTGGCCTCAAGACGACTGTTGACCTGAACAGCGAGCCGGGTCTGTAGGTACCCGGCTCGCTTTTTTTACACAAAAAGCAGTTAGTTCTGCCAGCTCGATTGGCCGCGAACGGAACAACTCCAGACAAACGTTCCCGCCACGTCGTTATCTAGCCGCTGCCTGCCTTGGCGTGCTTCCCGCGGACTTTAATAGCTCACGAAGGTTTAGTTTTACGTAAGGCATTTCGGCCGCCGGCTTCGTGTGACTGGCGTTGGCGACGTACAGAATTCCGTCGGCGGGGACGAACAGCACATTATGCAGATTCGACTCCATTGCCACCGGACGACTCATCATCCACATGGCCACGTCCGCATCAATCTGGCCGTGCTTTTCGGTTACTCGTTCTCGCAGTTTTTCGAGTCGACTTCCAGCCGAAAGCACAACGGTGTCCGGAATCCCTTTGCCCAGGCGTTCGTGTCCCACGCCCGGTTTGATGAATTCAATCTTTTCCGGATACGCGGCAACTCCGACCGCTTCGTTGGTCTTACCATCGGCGAAGACGTAGTAGTATTCGCATGTTCGAGGATTGTCGGACCACAGCGCCATGACTTCCTTCAGCGTGGAACATTCTTCCAACGCACGCCGCATCAGCGTCGCCATGGGCACGCCGTCCCAGTTGCCTTCGCCACGGCCTCCCATCTCTCCCAGCGATATCGCCTGATCATTCATGCCGCTCACGCTGCCAATGAACGCGGCGTAACCGACGTTGGCAAATGCGTGATGGTCCTGAGGCTTGACGATAAACGTCGTCGCTGCATCCTGAAGACCGATCGTTGTCATGTAGTCCAGAACTCGACCGTGAAACAACTTGCCATCTTTTGTGGCGCTGTCGAATACCGCGAACCCGGAACAGTGAAACATTTCGGGGAATACATTCAGAATCTGCAACGTTTCGTTTGGCAGATCCAACGCCGTTGCAAGCGCTGCTGTTTCTTGTTTATGACGCTCGGGGATGTAAGGAGTCAGCCGCGCGTAAGCGGCTTCAATATCGTGACGGAACCACTGCCCCGTGCGGATCACGTGAGCCGTCCCAAACGAATACAGCACCGATTCGATGCACCGAATTGATTCGTCCCGAAGAAGCTGCCCGTGAGCCGTCCCAATCTGGTCCGGCGTCCCATCCAGAATGGCGACGCGCTGACCTTCGATCCAGCGGAGTTCGCCATGAGCGACCTTACGCGGCTGCTGTCGTGGGTTTTTCAGGATCGCCGCCGGAGCCAGCACTTCGGTCGCGCGATGTACGCCGCGAGCCAACGTGCGTTCCAGTTCTTCGCGCGGGATTTCGACAATCTTCATGCCCTGAAGGTCATCCTTCATGGCAGGAATGTCGCTCGACAGCTTGAGTTCCACACTGCCAAAGTCAGCATTGATGAACATGTGGCCCGCTGCAGGAAACCGTACCGGACTATGCCTGGTAAGCGTCCACTTTGAAGATGCCGGATCCAATTCGAGCTTCAGCGGCTTCTTAAGCATCTGCATCAGTGGATCCATATAATCCGGCTGAATCAGCGACACTATTGTCGCCATCTGCTTCGCGTCGGACGCCGCGCTGATCAATCGATTGCTTACACCGTCAGGACTTAATCGGACCTCCTGCGAGACATCGCCTTTGCCGACATAAGCCACCTTGTGCAAAGGCAGAATTAATGCTGTCGAATCTACGCGGCGACGGATTTCGACCGCATAGTCTTTGTGCGACAGTTTCAGGTCGAACGCTTCGTCGTTGAAGCGGACCAGTTGCAACTGGATCGGCTGCGGCTTGTTGTCGATCTGAATCTGGAGGTCGCCGGATAACTGAAACTCGGCCTGCCGTCCCGCTAGCATTTCCAGATAAGGCTTCAATCCTTCCTGCAGAGACACAGAAGAAGTTGCGACGTCTTCGGCGATCGACAGGACTGGGTGGAGTCCAACAAAGACGAACAGCAGGGAGGGAAGTAAGAAACGTATCATGAAAGCATCTCACAGGGCAGGAAAGGAAACGCGAGAGGATCCATAGTAAGCAATGCGGCGGCGCAAATGAAGTTCGAACATTCACTCAGTCAAAGTCTCGCCGCTCAACCGCCAGCTGCCTTACTACTCGATGTCTGAAATCAGACTAGCGCCCAACGGAAGCGGTGCCGGCGCTCTCACCCAACCACGTCTTGCAACTCCCCACGCCATCGGCCGTCGGGCCACCCCGACTTATTCAGGTTTAAGAGGCCGTTGCATGAGTTCTATGGTGGCGGTGCGTGGCGACTTGTTTTCGAACAGTACGTTGAAGACCTCCTGAGCGATCGGCATGTCGAGTTGTCGTTCTTGTGAAATGCTTTGAATGCTGCGAGCGGTAAAGACACCTTCCGCCACAGCGTGCATCGCGTCTTGAATTTCTCGCAGTGACTGTCCCTGGCCGAGTAATTCGCCAACCCGACGATTGCGGCTGTGTTGGCTGCCGCAGGTGGCGATGAGGTCTCCGATGCCGGCGAGGCCGTAGAACGTATCCGGGACGGCTCCCATCGCTTCGCCGAAGCGAACCATTTCCGCGAGTCCTCGCGTAATCAATGCGGCCTTTGCATTGTCGCCGAACTGCAGTCCATCGCTGATTCCGGCGGCGATGGCGATCACATTTTTCAAAGCACCCGCGAGCTCGACACCTAACAAGTCGTTATTTGAATAGACTCGCAGGTTGTTGTTGGAAAATGCCTGCTGAACGATTTCTGCGTGCGGCAGGCTGTCCGACGCAGCAACCACGGTTGCAGGCCGACCGCAGGCCACTTCTTCAGCGTGACACGGTCCGCCGAACGCAACAACGGGACGATCGCCGAGCAGCTGTTGAATCATTTGGCTGGGGCGGATCAGTGTTTCGTTTTCAATGCCCTTCACAGCGCTGACAAGCAACGCTTCCGACGGAATGTGGCTTTTGAGCGTGGTGATGACGTCACGTATCCCTCGCGTCGGGACACACACGACCACCATATTTGCGTTCTTCAACGCGGCCTCGGCATCAGCGGTGACGAGTATGGAATCTGCCAGACGCACGCCAGGCAGCAGGCGTTTGTTTTCACGAGACTCCGCAATTTCATGTGCGTAGGCAGGGTTTCGCACCCAAAGACGAACATCGTGCGTCGGTTCGACGGCCAGCACGTTGGCGCAGGCCGTTCCCATCGCACCCCCGCCGAGAAGACAAATTGAGTTCGCCATCGTTACTGGATTCCTCAGCGCCGTAAATTGTTGATCGGTGGGTGTTGAAATGTGAATTGCACGTGGACGGATACCCTACTGCCCGTCGCCGAACGATGAGCCTCACTACTTTATTCGGTTTTATCCGTACAGAACAGGCTGCGAATAGGGGTGGGTGTGTCAAAGAATTTTGCCTGTTCGGAAAAACCGTCCCAGACTCCCACTAAGGATCGCGCGATCCAGGACAGAACAACATTTTCAATCGCTCCGCCGACTCGGAGCACACCCATCAGAAAGTAGATTCGATGGAACAACAACTTACAGCACCCGTGGGAAGCCCGGATTTCGTTGAACGTCGATCTGCTTCAAGTGGTAGCGCACCATCAGGCGAACGCCGTCAGTTTCGAGATGGCAATCGGTCTCTGCGTCCGGAAGTCGCTGAATTTGCTGATGCGGTCGATCATTACAAGATCAGCAATCGACGCCGCTTCATCACGTTTGAAGAACTTTACGACGTGATGGCGTCGCTTGGCTATCACCGGTAACTGCAGTCGGTCAACAACGCTGCATTTGACCAGCCTGCACATTCGCTGGCTGTCTTGAATGCAGGTGGACGTCGAATTCAGAGGCCTGGCGACGTCTACTCAGCGCGGCGGACGTGGCTTCTAAAGCGAATCTCGCTGACTTGTGGCGGCGGAGCAAGTGGTTCGGACGATGAAGGCCGTTTCCTGCGAGCGCGAACCGTCCACAATAATATGGCAACTACTCTAGTCCGGCATAATCGGCACAGTCGGTTTTCTTCCGTGACCGCTCATGTTTCCTTTTGTTATCAGCATCATTCAACCGGATTATTTTGCTCCGTCGTTAGTTTTTGTGGAAGACTGCTAAAGTGAGTCGTAAGTTTTCCCCCGAACGCGAGAGAGTGCTGATCAATGATGGAATTTGAAACGGACCTTGTGGTCACTGAGCGACGTAGTCGCGGACGACGCAAGGCACTGGCGGAATCGTCCAACTCAAGAACTGGCAGCTTTAGCAAAAAAGACGCGCCTCAAGTCACTGATCGACGCAAGCAGGATCGCCGTCGGCAGATTGACCCCACCACCTGTGAACGGGACTACAGCGGTGGCGAAGTTGAATTTATGCGCGCCATGGATGACTATAAGCGCCGCAGCGGGCGACCGTTTCCAACATGGAGCGAAGTACTGGAAGTACTGATCAGCCTTGGATATCGCAAAGTCGCCGAACCTTCTGAGATGGAATGGCGTTCGTCCGGAGAATAGACGGCTGCCTGGCTTACGAAAAGATGTTCGATAATATGGTCGAACGTGGCGGACGCTTTTTCCGCCCTCTTTTCGTGCCGCTTAAATCTCGAGGTGAGCGATGCTGTTTCGTGGTATGGCCGCTGTGCCAGTTCTGGCCTCATTATTGATCATGGTCACCAGCTCCGGATTCGCAGCGCACAATGTTCGAGCGGCTGAGAACGTGCCCATCGATCAGGTGTTCTCGACGACGGACAGTCTGGTCACCGTTAGTGACGCAGCTGCCGACGCTAAGGAGTGTCTCGACGGGTTGTGCTGGAAGCCACAAACATTCGCGGTCGAATGTCGCCGCCCGAAACGCAAGCTGATCGATGCGATCGTGCGTTTTCCATCGGCAAAGCCCGTCGGCATTCCTCAGAACGATACCGTGAACGTCGAATGGTACGCCGCCACGACACCGGACGGCAAAATTTGCACAGCACCAGCGATGATTGTCGTTCATGAATCCGGCAGCGGCATGACTGTCGGCCGCCTGGTGGCTCGCGGGCTCCGCGATCGCGGCATGCATGCGTTTATGGTGCAGCTACCGTTTTACGGCAGCCGTCGTCCTCGTGGCATAGACGTCGACGATCAGAACTTCGGAGTTGTCATGGAGCAGGCGATCGCTGACGTGCGTCGAGCTCGTGATGCGATTGCCGTGCTGCCTGGCGTGGATTCGGATAGGATCCACCTGCAGGGGACGAGTCTCGGAGGATTTGTGGCGGCCACGACTGCCGGCTTAGACGACGCCTTCCATAACGTTTTCATCCTGTTGGCGGGCGGCGATCTGCCGAAACTGGTAGCGACCGGACAACGCGAAACCGCGGAGCTAAAGGTGTTGCTTGAGCAGCAGGGATTCGTCGGAGAACGCATGCTGGCGCTGCTGAATCGATTTGAACCCAATCGTCTGGCACATCGAATTTCAGAAGACCGTTTGTGGCTGTTCACCGCATCCTTCGACACAACCGTACCGCCCATCCACGCTG
This DNA window, taken from Fuerstiella marisgermanici, encodes the following:
- a CDS encoding dipeptidase, with the protein product MDRRTFLQATAATAAIATTSSSSADEPNPVADLTERLNPTIQHAREVALSILKPSPADLQHGLELHADSVVFDSYGFSPRSAIDGDAMKALVEEGGSNAEIKDLREEMSMTRCAIDPVEQAEYHAAWKASGVTCVFQNAGEEGQDPGRLLKRLARFTFVTDAMKDFITKAVVPEDVLDAKRNGRHCLYLTGNGVPLAQEWNTVPEELSYVRIFYQLGIRMMHLTYQRRNMIGDGCGETSNAGLSDFGRAAVAEMNRIGVIPDCAHSGWQTSLEAAKVSSKPVVASHTVAGAIYPHIRSKPDDVLKAIVDSGGFAGICCIPRYLRGAGNIGVLLDHIDYVAKTFGVDHVAIGTDVAYTSQNFAAESKKVPSTGKKRADFRSLWPKDDYVTTQDARNSVAWTNWPLFTVGLVQRGYTDDDIRKIIGGNVLRVAKESVQN
- a CDS encoding C45 family autoproteolytic acyltransferase/hydolase is translated as MIRFLLPSLLFVFVGLHPVLSIAEDVATSSVSLQEGLKPYLEMLAGRQAEFQLSGDLQIQIDNKPQPIQLQLVRFNDEAFDLKLSHKDYAVEIRRRVDSTALILPLHKVAYVGKGDVSQEVRLSPDGVSNRLISAASDAKQMATIVSLIQPDYMDPLMQMLKKPLKLELDPASSKWTLTRHSPVRFPAAGHMFINADFGSVELKLSSDIPAMKDDLQGMKIVEIPREELERTLARGVHRATEVLAPAAILKNPRQQPRKVAHGELRWIEGQRVAILDGTPDQIGTAHGQLLRDESIRCIESVLYSFGTAHVIRTGQWFRHDIEAAYARLTPYIPERHKQETAALATALDLPNETLQILNVFPEMFHCSGFAVFDSATKDGKLFHGRVLDYMTTIGLQDAATTFIVKPQDHHAFANVGYAAFIGSVSGMNDQAISLGEMGGRGEGNWDGVPMATLMRRALEECSTLKEVMALWSDNPRTCEYYYVFADGKTNEAVGVAAYPEKIEFIKPGVGHERLGKGIPDTVVLSAGSRLEKLRERVTEKHGQIDADVAMWMMSRPVAMESNLHNVLFVPADGILYVANASHTKPAAEMPYVKLNLRELLKSAGSTPRQAAAR
- a CDS encoding NAD(P)H-dependent glycerol-3-phosphate dehydrogenase, with translation MANSICLLGGGAMGTACANVLAVEPTHDVRLWVRNPAYAHEIAESRENKRLLPGVRLADSILVTADAEAALKNANMVVVCVPTRGIRDVITTLKSHIPSEALLVSAVKGIENETLIRPSQMIQQLLGDRPVVAFGGPCHAEEVACGRPATVVAASDSLPHAEIVQQAFSNNNLRVYSNNDLLGVELAGALKNVIAIAAGISDGLQFGDNAKAALITRGLAEMVRFGEAMGAVPDTFYGLAGIGDLIATCGSQHSRNRRVGELLGQGQSLREIQDAMHAVAEGVFTARSIQSISQERQLDMPIAQEVFNVLFENKSPRTATIELMQRPLKPE
- a CDS encoding alpha/beta hydrolase family protein, which gives rise to MLFRGMAAVPVLASLLIMVTSSGFAAHNVRAAENVPIDQVFSTTDSLVTVSDAAADAKECLDGLCWKPQTFAVECRRPKRKLIDAIVRFPSAKPVGIPQNDTVNVEWYAATTPDGKICTAPAMIVVHESGSGMTVGRLVARGLRDRGMHAFMVQLPFYGSRRPRGIDVDDQNFGVVMEQAIADVRRARDAIAVLPGVDSDRIHLQGTSLGGFVAATTAGLDDAFHNVFILLAGGDLPKLVATGQRETAELKVLLEQQGFVGERMLALLNRFEPNRLAHRISEDRLWLFTASFDTTVPPIHADSLAKAAGLASDHHIRMPATHYSGVIFLPIVLDQIAEKSGGRTMVTQ